The DNA region TGGGGCAGCGGCCGTCTCAAGTCAACGCGGCGGTGGACCTGCGGCGCGGATTACGTCCGGTGCGCCCGCTCGGACGCCCGCGAGAAATACGCCTTGTAGAAGTGGTAGCACAGGATACAGAACGGCACGATGAGAAAGAGGACCTGCGTCCCTAAGGTTTCCCGCAAGAGCCCCAGAAGGATCACCACCGACGCCCCCGTCAATTGCGCGTTCAGGGTCCACGAGTACTTCTCGTACCAGATGCGGAACGGCGAGATCCCGTGCTCCAATCCCACCGCGACCGACACCAGTGACGTGTTCACCACGAAGAAGGTCAGCGCCGTCAGAAGCAGCGCCACCAGGGACGCCGGGGATGTCACGTCCCCCGGGCGGCCGCCGGTGGCATGGTAAACGTGCCCGCCGAGCCAGGCAGCCAGGACGAAATTGCACCAGTTGAAGGCCGCCTTGTACGCGGGCTGCCGGGGGCGGCCGACGGCCCAGAAGTAGGTCATGCTGACCGCGGCGAGGAGAATGGCCTCGCGGGTACCGAACAGGGCGATGGCGGCCAGCATCAAAGGCTGCAGGGTGGAGATGCGGGCGTTGTGTCCGAGGTCGAGGTTCATCGGCGCGGCCACGCAGGCGAACACCATGAGGAGCAGGTAGTCCGCCGTCAGCTGCGGCAGGCCGTGCAGCAGCGCTTCGAGAGTGGCGAGCCAGCTCAGTGCCGCCAGAGTCGCGAGGAAGATCGTCATGAGCGTATCCTCTTAGGGGCCGCCACGCTTGCCACCGCCCCAGATGGCGCCCAGGATGTCGACGACGCTTGCGGTGTGCGTGAGGTTGGATCGGCTTCCTCCCCAGATGGCGCCGGTGGTCGTGACGACCGTGTTGTCGACGAGCGACAGCCGGCCGGTCTTGCCGCCGCCCCAGATGGCGCCATAGGTCTGGACGATGTCCGACGGCACGTCCTTGAGGTAGATGCCGCTCAGCAGCCCCTTGTCGGCGCCCCAGACGCTGTCCACCTTCCAATCGCCGCCCCACAGGAGAGCGGTGTCCTGCATGTAGACGCCACCGTCGCCGGCCAGCAGGACGAAGGGGGACATGGCGAGAGAGACGCGCTCGCAGGCCTGAAGCGCCCGGTCCACATTGAGGAAGCCCGCGCCGGTCTCGAACACCAGGCGCCCGTCCTTCTGCGCGTACTTCATCAGACGGGCCTTGACGGTCGCCGGGTTCAGCGTCGGGTCCTTCTGGATCATCTGGGCCGCCGCGGCCGAGACCAGGGGCGCGGCCATCGACGTCCCCGAGAGCCGGATGTAGGCGCCGTCCTTGGTCGCATACTTCGTGTCGTTCTTGTACTCCCCGATCTTCAGGACCAGGCCGTGGAAGTTCGTATCGAGCCACGACCCGGGGGCTCGCGCCGATACGATCCCGACCCCCGGGGCGACCAGGTCGGGCTTGGCGACGAAGTCGATGAGCGTCGGTCCCTTCGCGGAGAACCACGCCCTCTCGTCGTCCCCGATCGATGCCGTCCCCTTGTCGTTCATCGCCCCCACGGTGATGGCGCTCGGCTCGTTGGCGGGCGAGGTGATCGTGCCGAATCCGCCACCGACGTCGCCGTCGTTGCCGGCCGCCACGACGACGACGATCCCGGCGTCGTGCGCCGCCCGCACCATGCGGCACAGGGGATCCGTCCGGAACGACTCGTAGATCGGGTGCCCGAGCGACAGGTTCAGGACGCGGATGTTGTAGGCGCCCTTGTTCCGGATCGCCCAGTCGATTCCCATCATGATGTCGGAGGTGTACCCGGTGCCGTCGGGGTAAAGCGCCCGGATCGAGATGATCCGGGTCCCAGGGGACAGGCCTCTGAAGGTGCGGTACGAGAGGCTGTCGCTCGAGGCGTAGCCGCTCCCGTTGATGATGCCGATCACGTGCGTGCCGTGGCCGAAGTAGTCGGCCAGCCCCTTCTCGGTCCCGACGATCTCCACCTCGACGATCTGCGGCATGCTGGAGGGCCGAACCAGGTCCGGGTGGGCCACGACACCCGTGTCGATGACCGCGACCCCGACCCCCTTGCCGATGAGACCTCCGGAATTCTTGAACGCGAGGTCGCCCTCGACGGCGTCGACGGCCACGTTGAGGTGGGCCGAGACCGGGACGTCGTAGGAGATCCGCTCGACGCCGGGCTCCGCGGCGAGCGCCTCGATCCGCCCGGCCGGGACGCGGGCCGAGTAGCCATGCAGGACGCCAAAGCGCGCCTTGACCGATCCGCCGCCGGCCCTGAGCCGCGCGAAATGGTCCGCATCGGGCTCGGCCTCGAGCTGCACGATGACCGGGATCAGTTCCCGAGGTCCAACGGATTCGAGCTGTTCCCTGACATCCGGAGAGAGCCTGTCCGGCTGCGCGCTCCCTCTCAGTCCCTGTGCTGCGGCGGAGGGAGCCGCCGAGACGGAGGGGGCCGCCAGCAGAAGCGCCGCGATCGCCAGGCTGATAACGAGTGTCTCTCTCAACGGCCTCAGTTTTGCGAGCATGTCTGCGTGGCCCTCAGCTTTCCCTGCACCCCTGTCACCGATCCGACACCCTATCCGCCAGCGCGGGTGGCTGGTCAATAAGCAAAGACCCTGCCACGCGCGTCACCGCGTCGCCGCCACGAAAGTGCCCATCCGTCATGGAGTTCCGGAGGCCTGGCGAATCAGCTGGAACGGGGGGGGAAAGGCTGCAATAACGCGATTCCCGGACACAAATCGCTGCCGGGGTCAGACGGGAGACTCTGAGCGCCGTGCGCTCAGTCGTTTAGCCGAGTGTCCAGCCCCCGCACACGGACTGTCCATCGGCCGCACGCCGGCTCAGCACAAGGCCGCGAAGATTCAGAGCCGTCAGAACACGAGCACCAGCGCGGCGGTGAAGATCTTGTCGAACTCCTCGAACGGGATCTGGACGTTTTGCCCGGAATAGATCAGGGGGGCGCTGAAGCGCGGGATCTCCTGAAGCGCCGGCTCCCAGTCGTAGAGGAGCTGCGCCCCCATCTGAAGGGCGAGGTGCGGGCCCGAGGCAAAGCTGACCCAGGCTGTCATGTCGGCCCGCCGGTCCTCCGTCCGGTCCAGGTTCTGATCGACCACCAGCTCGTGGCCGATCGTCGCTCCGGTCGAGAATGTCTTCTGGAACTTCGACGACAGGCGCACCCCCGGGAATTCGTTGTCCTCGAGCGTATTGTCAATCACGTCGTTCTGCCGCGTCGACGTCGCGGCGATGTCGGTCCGGAACAGCGCCTTGTCCTTGTCGATCCACCGCGCCCCCACGCCTGCGATC from Candidatus Polarisedimenticolia bacterium includes:
- a CDS encoding S8 family serine peptidase; the encoded protein is MRETLVISLAIAALLLAAPSVSAAPSAAAQGLRGSAQPDRLSPDVREQLESVGPRELIPVIVQLEAEPDADHFARLRAGGGSVKARFGVLHGYSARVPAGRIEALAAEPGVERISYDVPVSAHLNVAVDAVEGDLAFKNSGGLIGKGVGVAVIDTGVVAHPDLVRPSSMPQIVEVEIVGTEKGLADYFGHGTHVIGIINGSGYASSDSLSYRTFRGLSPGTRIISIRALYPDGTGYTSDIMMGIDWAIRNKGAYNIRVLNLSLGHPIYESFRTDPLCRMVRAAHDAGIVVVVAAGNDGDVGGGFGTITSPANEPSAITVGAMNDKGTASIGDDERAWFSAKGPTLIDFVAKPDLVAPGVGIVSARAPGSWLDTNFHGLVLKIGEYKNDTKYATKDGAYIRLSGTSMAAPLVSAAAAQMIQKDPTLNPATVKARLMKYAQKDGRLVFETGAGFLNVDRALQACERVSLAMSPFVLLAGDGGVYMQDTALLWGGDWKVDSVWGADKGLLSGIYLKDVPSDIVQTYGAIWGGGKTGRLSLVDNTVVTTTGAIWGGSRSNLTHTASVVDILGAIWGGGKRGGP